The genomic window AGGGTTGCCCACACATCACTCCCTCTTCTTCACAAGCTACGGTGAGAATCATAAGTTTCCTaaacaggcaggcaggcaggtgaGCATCCCTTATCTGGTTTCTCGACAATGAGACCATGTTTGACAACATTAGTAATATTTGGCAACGAAGATAATGGACAATAAAATTATAAAACGGGAATTAGGATTTATTGCGTACAAGTATTCATATATCATATATCATATATGCTAGACATATATAGTAATTTGGACGCGCGAGCCACCGGCTGCCCCGGCTGCTGCACCAGCCGCCTCAGCTGCTGCACCGGCCGCCCCTGCTGCAACAGCAGCCCCGCTGCCCAAGGGTGCGGTTGCTGTTCCTCCGGTGGCCAACCAGCACTCCATGGGCACCCGTTCGAAGAGCGGCTACAGGATGCCCGCTATCTACCACGCCGTGCCTCTATCTCCGGTGCCGAAGACCTTCCGTAGTGCTCTTGCTGACCCCAATTGGCGAGCAGCTATGGAGGAAGAACACAGTGCTCTCCTGCAGAATCACACCTGGGATCTTGTGCCCCGTCCTCCTCGGGCCAATGTTGTCACTGGGAAGTGGATCTTCAAGCACAAGCTTCAGTCTGATGGCTCCCTCGAGCGGTACAAGGCACGTTGGGTTCTTCGTGGCTTTACCCAGCGGCCTGGTGTGGATTTTGATGAGACCTTCAGCCCTGTGGTGAAGCCTGCTACTGTCCGCACGGTGCTCTCCTTAGCGCTCACTTGCCACTGGCCCATTCACCAGCTGGATGTGAagaacgcctttcttcatggcaaTTTGACTGAGACAGTGTACTGCCAGCAGCCGTCCAGGTTCGAAGATCCAGCCCATCCGGATTTTGTTTGCCTCTTGAAGAAGTCGCTCTATGGCCTGAAGCAGGCTCCTCGTGCTTGGTACAGTCGAATGGCCTCTTACTTGCTGTCTATTGGGTTTGTCGAAGCCAAGTCAGACACCTCACTCTTCATCTATCAGCGCGGATCAGACATAGCCTACCTGTTGcggtatgttgatgatattgtccTCACAGCCTCGTCATCAGATTTTCTTCGGGGGATCATCTCAGCACTTCAGCGGGAGTTCgccatgaaagatcttggtgaactaCATCACTTCCTCGGTATGCATGTTCAGCGACGTGGTGATGGACTCCTGCTCTCACAGCGACAGTACATGCTGGATATCTTAGATCGCGCCGGGATGACCGAGTGCAAGCCGTGCTCTACACCAGTTGACACCAACTCTAAGGTTGCTGTAGCTGAGGGGGCCCCTGTGTCTGATGCTACAGACTTTCGCAGTCTTGCCGGAGCTCTTCAGTACTTGACATTCACTCGCCCAGACATTGCATATGATGTTCAGCAGGTCTGCCTCCACATGCATGACCCTCGAGAGCCTCACCTTGCTGCTCTGAAGCGGATTCTTCGCTATGTTCAGGGCACACTCCACCTCGGTCTCCTGCTGCGACCGACTACTTCGACTGATCTTGTTGTCTACACCGACGCTGATTGGGATGGTTGTCCCGACACTCGCAGATCCACCTCGGGTTATGCAGTGTTCCTCGGTGACAATCTCGTTTCCTGATCTTCCAAGCGCCAGAATACACTATCAAGATCAAGTGCTGAAGCTGAGTATCGCGCAGTGGCTAATGGAGTTGCAGAGGCGACCTGGCTACGTCAGCTTCTTTTGGAGCTACATGCCCCTCTTCGGCGCGCCACACTGGTGTACTGCGACAACATCAGTACCGTCTACATGACCTCCAACCCGGTGCAACATCAgcgcaccaagcacattgagatcGATCTTCACTTCGTCCAGGAGCGAGTCGCCATTGGTGATCTACGAGTTCTGCATGTTCCTACCTCCTCGCAGTatgctgatatcttcaccaagggACTGCCTACCTCAGTGTTCACGGAGTTTAGGTCTAGTCTAAACGTGCAAAGTGGCTAACGTTTCGACTGCGGGGGAGTGTTAGCGATAGGCGCCCTAATGGGCTGTTATGGGCCGGTGCGGTTAAGCACCTTAGGGATTAAGATAGATTGATaaggcaaggatcaccgttgattgggtgtttctataaacccttagggatccttgcctatataatgTACCCCTGTACCCCtttaatcaatcaatcaatcccgAGGCTAATTGCTCTCAATCATGATACATGAAGTTCAGCGTTTTGGCGCACCCGCCTAATAAAAGTTTAAAAGCCTCAGGCCATACCAAACAAACAGTAAAAGGAAACACTACTCAAGTCCATTCGCATGCTTTTTGCGGATGTTCTAGACGAAGACAGCCTGAGCGTGGAGGTTGGCCATGGCAGTTGTGGCCTCGTGAAGGAGAGCCGCGCGAACATTGGGCGGCATGGAATTGTGGTTGTCCGAGCCGGTGTGATGTACATTGGATTCAAGAGGAGGACGCAGTGGCAGTACGGGTGAGGACATCACGCACGCGAGCCTCAGCAGCATCGCTTTCCGTGGCAGTAAGGGTGGCCTAACGTTCGCAAAGTCATCCTGAGCAAGTGCATCAGCACAGGTCTTGGCGGTAGCAATGGTGGCTGCTACAAGGTCCTGAGGGACAACAACAGCCGCGACAGCGGCTTCATCCTTGGCGACAGTGGCGGCCTACTCCCATGTAGGCGGTAGTAGCAATAGTGGCAATGGATGAAGGATCGCCATACATGATGGGGTCCAGGTGGCGCCGCGACACCTGGAGGAACGTGGAGCGCATGAGATCGGGTTCGGGGTGGCACTACGACACGGAGATAGAAGGGATGCGAGATCGATCGATCAGTTAGGCGGAGACACGCGGGAACGTGGTGCGAGGCGCGCGATTGAGGAGACGACGCGAGAAGGGAAGTGGAAGGAGATGATCGGATTGATCCGGTCTCTTGATACCATGTAAGTTGTGAGAATATGTAGAATAGTATATTGATATCTCGAGTACAAGGTACACGTATATATAGGCGTGTATAGGAGCGGCTCATGGAAACAGACCCATCCTTCGATATCCTTGCCAAATACAACTCAATCTATAGGTGTGCAAGACTTAGAGTTCAAGGCAACACAGGCACATGGGATGGCCGGCACGGCTAGAGCTGCATGTCCAACCCAAGCCATATCCATATCATGGTTATTAAGGCGGTAAGGCAAGGCATGGCGAGCTACCCCTTCCAGACGCCTAGGCATTTAAGGCATGAGGCAAGGTGATGCCATACAAACATCTTATAATATATAATGACACAATAGAATGTAAAAGCAATTATACTTTAATATTGCTGATTCTTAGCCTGTAATACCATAATAAGTAGTGACACTAGAGTATTAGTGCACAACATAAAGTAGCAAAATAGCAAATCTGAAATCTCTCCTCTCAATAGCAACAAATTAAACTCTAATGACACCACTTAATTACTAATGACATAACACCCAACTCTTGCCTTTCATCTCTTAGtatacatcatcatcatcaaactCATCAGCATTGTTAGTAGCATCCAAGCATTCTTGAATCATTTTCCTTAGTTCAGTGCCATACTCTGGACATGGAATCACATCTCTATAGCCACCAGCTAGATGTTTCTTCAATCTTTTAATTCCTGCTATAATTCTCGTCACAGAACCTGTCCAATAACCATATCCCATCCTGAATCATTCGAGTTCAGTGGTCTACGTTTTGGATCATTCTTCGGATCGTATTCAGCTGGACTCTCCATTGTGTTGTTGCCTTGTTGGCTGCAGAGTAGAGAAGAACCAAGCACAACCAGTCAACAACCTAGCAcaaagcagcaaaccagcaacaAACCAAAATATACACTCCAAGTCAACTATCCAAGCGAAGGAAGGAGAAGACAACAACATAGAACAGAGGAACGGGAGGGGAGGAAGACAGAAGGCGTACTTATGTTGTGAACCGTTGGCAAGAAGCTAGAGCAGAGGGAGTTGAGGCCAAATCAACGAGCGGAGGTTGGAGGCGCGAATCGACAACGCCAATGTTGGAGGCCGTCGAGGAGTCACGAATCCAAGAGCGGTTGGGTAGGGGCGCGGATTGAGGCGGGCAAACGGCGGATCGAAACGAGCAGGCGACAGCGGAGGCAGCCCACTTCTCTCCCCCTCTCatcacgccccccccccccccccccccccctccctcaaCTCACACGGATTCCCAATGGGCGCCTGCTTGCAGGAGAGCAATAGGCACGCGATTCCCTCTCTTTCCCGTATGCAGTGCCTTTTTGCATGCCTTTTTCTCCTGCGTGTGCGACGTCCAAACGACGACTTGGTTGGAAAATAAGAGGTCATGTCCTTTCCTGCATTGTTGGCTCAAAGTGAGGAACTCACCCTAGTTTCAAGCACTTGACCTGCCACAAAAGTGGGAAGACACAGAAGAGTAACAATGCCATAGCTACTAATCCAATCTTTTGTGGTGAAGACAAAGCAGATGAAGGTGGGAAGAGCACCCAAACTGCTGATTCGTCTCAAGCATCACAAGGAAAGAGGCCCATTGGAATGAAGCGTGCAAAGGAGTAGCGAAGGAAGACTTGATGCATTATACAAGGATGCAATTCAGGAGTTGCAAtggagaaagagaggaagatgATGGACATGAGATGACAAGAGGCCAAAACAATTCAAGAGCGCAAGGTATTTACGAAGGAGCGTTGGTTGATGTGAGATCAAGAGAAAAGATCATGTTATGTGATGTCTCCATGTTAGATCTCGAGTAGAGGAACTATGTCTTGGCAATGAAGGCACAGATTGAATTCTCTCATTAGCTCACTTGCATCATCCAAAGAACTTTCTAGGATGGAAACATAAACATTTTGTAGCCGACAATATGGCATTGTCACGTGGCCATTTCATTTAATTCCACTGAAACTACATGAATCAAGAGGTTTGTTCCTAAACACATGTCAAGACGCTCTAGGGTCCACATGGAAGAAACATTAAAGCGTACCTAATATGAGCAACAATCCACGAAAATCCCATGCTTCATAGTGCAATAAAATCTTTCTCCATTATGACCAAAAACATTTAGGAAAGCTACTAATAGGGTCAAAGTTATTAAGGCGTCGCCTAGTCGTCGCCTAGGCATCTGGGCGATTTTCCAATCGAGGCGTCGTGCCCGCCGCGACCTCCCTGTGTATGGCGTCGCCAAGGCGTCGGACAGACGCCGCAAGAGTGAAAAGGCGGCTGCAGGTGTGGGGAGAAGTGTGCGAAGCGATGCGCGTGGGAGAAAAAACGAAAGGTAGTTGCGCGCGTAGGTGAAATCGCGCGGGAAAACAAGAGGGAGGTGCGCGCGAAGGGGAAATCGCGCACCTATACTTTCCGCGGAGACGCGCCGCACCCTGCAGCTTGCCAATTGAGAGACGGGAGGGAAAGAGATGAGATCGATGGCGGCGGTAGCACCTGGAACGCGCCCCATCCCATCCAGCCGCTCCTGCCCCCTCTGCTTTGCCGATTCGCGGCTCCTGCTACTGCTACACGGCCTTCTGACCTCCGGTCCGTCCGCTCGTGTCTTCAACATCCAACCTCGCGCCGCGTCCTCGCTCACCGATCCACGCCTCTGACCTGTGCCCGTCGAGGACTGCCTGCTTCCGCTTCTACATGGGCTCTGCGTCTTCTTCCGCTGCACACTTCCCTACCAGAGGCCAGGCCCATCACCCTTTCACATAGGCTCAAGGGTACCTCTTTTCCCCTCCTCTGCATGTCCTTCCTCGAAGTCTGGATTATATTGCCTATTTGCTTGTGCTTTGGATCTTGGACTTGGATGATATACTCCTGTGATGTGGGATGTTGCTTGTGCTTGGATAATTGGATAGGGGTATAAACTGCTCTGGCTAGTGGGTGGTGGCTACTTGCATAGAGTCTAAAATTGGCAGCAAAAAGGTGCATACCAATGTATGTTTGTCCTGCTCTAATGTAGGTGAGGGTATGTGTATGGCATCGCCTCGCCGCGCGCCTTATTCGCCTAGGCGTCTGGAAGGGGGTGGGTCGCCACGCCTCGCCTTACTGCCTTAATAACCTTGAATAGGGTACAAGGAAAGAAGAATATTGCACAACAGACACCACCTTTTGGCTTTGGCATATGACAAGGAAAGAAATTCTTGAAAGCTTCAGGGTTAAGAATCTCAAATTCATCTGCCAAGCCATGTTAGTTTGGCTAAACGCCTAAACCTAAGCTAAAATATGACGACTCAGCTATGGCAAAATAGCAAAACAAGGAGTTGATCAAAGGGAATTGAATCAGATCATGAATCACTTCCCTTGTGCTAGGTAATCAAAATATCAAGAGCGCTTGGCTTGtaagaaattttggtaagaccAACACACCTAATGATAGTTATAAGAGAAAAATTAGTAAAGCCTAAAACAAGGACATAACAATGGATTCATTAGACCAAAGGTGGggaaacaagctacattcaatgAATCAAATATGTGAGTTCTCTCTTTATTCAAGTTCCTCAAAAGGTTTGGGTGCAAGCTGATTCGACATTCCATAAATGGTAATGGAAAAAAGGAATAAACGTTCAATGGCTTGGCAAAGAAAGAGGTGAGAGGCAATCAAAGGAATATGTTAACATATTACAGTCCATTCTATAGGCCTTGCATTGTGTTAAAGGACCCTATTTACCAAGACAAGGAGAGTAACACCAACCAAGAGCAACAAAGACTTGACACATACAAGAACTAGACAAGTTTAATAATACCACTTGGtagttcaacaaaaaaaaaatgtcatGAGGCCTAATTAGGAAGTGAATAACACAAGATGAAATGAGCAGCAATCACATACAAACAGTGGCAATCACTAACACAGTCAATACACCCATATGGAAAGAAGACATACCGGCTGATTAAAGCATTCAGGTGTGTAGCTAATATCGCTTCAGCCTTCTTGCAATGTGGTCATATTCTTGGTGCCTGTTAGCCTTAGCAAAAACATGCTTCATATTCTCCATCGTGGATCGTGACAACTCAACTCTCATGTCAATCGTCTCATCGGCACGCCTCTTCACCTCAGTTAACCTGCCAAAATCAAGCAGCCCTGCTATTAGCTCTTTGGCAGAGTCCTCAGCTGGGGTAATGTTGTGCTCCACAATACAGCGCCACACGTCGATTGCTGCAGATGGGTTAAACTCCTTAAAGAACAAGATGATAGCAGCAGCGCAATTGGATGCAGTAGGCAGTTGCTCATTCTTGCTCATTTCCTTTAGGAAACTTTCAGCCTCACGAGCCTTGCGATGCTTGGTGAATCCCTCCAGTATGGTATTGTATGTGACAGAATTTGCAAAGACGCCGTTAAGGGGCATTTCATCAAGCATCCCAAGGGCATAGTCCATGCTACCAGCATTGCAGTAGAGGCCAATCATGGCGTTGTACATTGAGAAATTGGGAACGAGGCCAGCTTCAGAGACCATCATGTTCCAGATGGCTACGGCGTTGGTGTAGTCACGCTTGCGGACGACCAGATCCACAGCGGTAGCAAAAAAATTGATCCCCGGCAAGCAGCCCTTGCTCCGCATCACCTGCAGGAATTTGAACGCCTCGTCGAACAGGCCGCCGCGGACGAGAGTGGAGAGGAAGGAGTCGTACGCGGCCACGTTGGCTGCGTCCCAGCCGACGCGGACGACCATCTCGCCAAAGACGCTCTTGGCGCGCACCGCGTTCCCCTCCTTCTCACATGCCTCGAGCAGTATCGCGAACGTGTCGGCGTCGGGTGCGATGGTAGCCTTGGTGCGCTCGAAGACGTCGTGCGCCGCCTGCGCGCGGCCCTCGACGCGGCAGATCGCCGAGAGCAGCGAGTTGAGCGCGACGGCGTCGGGCTTGAGGCCGTAGCGGTCCATGACGTCTAAGGCGGCGATGGCATCCTTGAGGTTGCCACTGGCGCAGTAGGAGGCGAAGACGGAGGCGAACGTGGCGACGGAGACGAGGCCGCCACCGCCCTCCTGGTGCATGGAGCGGATGGCGTCCCACATGGGCTCGAACATGGCGGCCTTGCCGAGGATGTCGACGAGGAGGTTCCATGCGTAGGCGGTGTGCGACACGGAGTGCCCCGCCCAGCGGAAGAAGCGGACGGCGGACCTGGGGCGCTTGTAGCTCTCGCCGGACTTGAGCACCAGTTCCTCGACCTCCGCCGTGGGGCCGATGCCGCAAGCGGACAGCGCCGCCTCCACCTCCCCCGCCGGGACGCGGCAGATGA from Miscanthus floridulus cultivar M001 chromosome 11, ASM1932011v1, whole genome shotgun sequence includes these protein-coding regions:
- the LOC136491056 gene encoding pentatricopeptide repeat-containing protein At1g77360, mitochondrial-like; this encodes MVTAAEKSPEREESSNPRAEAFLEIICRVPAGEVEAALSACGIGPTAEVEELVLKSGESYKRPRSAVRFFRWAGHSVSHTAYAWNLLVDILGKAAMFEPMWDAIRSMHQEGGGGLVSVATFASVFASYCASGNLKDAIAALDVMDRYGLKPDAVALNSLLSAICRVEGRAQAAHDVFERTKATIAPDADTFAILLEACEKEGNAVRAKSVFGEMVVRVGWDAANVAAYDSFLSTLVRGGLFDEAFKFLQVMRSKGCLPGINFFATAVDLVVRKRDYTNAVAIWNMMVSEAGLVPNFSMYNAMIGLYCNAGSMDYALGMLDEMPLNGVFANSVTYNTILEGFTKHRKAREAESFLKEMSKNEQLPTASNCAAAIILFFKEFNPSAAIDVWRCIVEHNITPAEDSAKELIAGLLDFGRLTEVKRRADETIDMRVELSRSTMENMKHVFAKANRHQEYDHIARRLKRY